In Campylobacter concisus, a single window of DNA contains:
- the lolA gene encoding LolA-like outer membrane lipoprotein chaperone — MRKFLVASLVAVCSFGAGLNFKSLQSDFTQTVFSEGKSINYKGRFYAKNDNTALWIYESPTPKRIYFNKERVIVIEDELEQAIISKLDDTPNLTQILAHAEQIQPTLYKAIYDGVEYFITIKNTLPTTIDYKDKLSNKIKITLSNPVKDALIPQETLTPVIPQGYDIVNQ, encoded by the coding sequence ATGAGAAAATTTCTAGTTGCATCTCTCGTTGCAGTTTGCTCATTTGGTGCTGGCTTAAATTTCAAAAGCCTTCAAAGTGACTTTACGCAAACTGTATTTAGCGAAGGCAAAAGCATAAATTATAAGGGTAGATTTTACGCAAAAAACGACAATACTGCACTTTGGATATATGAAAGTCCAACGCCAAAAAGAATTTATTTTAACAAAGAGCGTGTGATCGTGATTGAGGACGAGCTCGAGCAAGCCATCATTTCAAAGCTTGATGATACGCCAAATTTGACACAAATCTTGGCTCATGCGGAGCAAATTCAACCAACACTTTACAAAGCAATATACGACGGAGTTGAGTACTTTATAACTATTAAAAACACGCTTCCAACGACGATTGACTATAAAGACAAGCTTTCAAATAAGATAAAAATAACTCTAAGCAACCCAGTAAAAGACGCGCTCATACCACAAGAGACGCTAACTCCTGTCATTCCTCAAGGTTATGACATTGTAAATCAATAA
- a CDS encoding chemotaxis protein produces the protein MFDRLKDNIILEVIFKYIILLLLFICVIGLFMSGVLFLNGEMSENSLNLHIFFGFSLVVLTIVHSYVKKKKLKKLSLEFKNILNHKPVQMDCNTTRFLNALNDVKVGELSKKFGSDIVKILRSNDIKVKSENETMKQICKNNDEKMFYVFVLIVEAIFKDKEKS, from the coding sequence ATGTTTGATAGGCTAAAAGACAACATTATACTTGAGGTGATTTTTAAGTACATCATCTTGTTGTTGCTTTTTATCTGTGTGATCGGTCTTTTTATGAGCGGCGTTCTTTTCTTGAATGGGGAGATGAGTGAAAATTCGCTGAATTTACACATTTTCTTTGGCTTTAGTTTGGTTGTCTTGACGATTGTTCATAGTTATGTTAAGAAAAAAAAGTTAAAGAAGCTAAGCCTTGAGTTTAAAAACATCTTAAATCACAAGCCAGTGCAGATGGATTGTAACACTACTAGATTTTTAAACGCTCTAAATGATGTAAAAGTGGGCGAGCTTTCAAAGAAATTTGGCTCGGATATTGTAAAAATTTTGAGATCAAATGACATAAAAGTAAAAAGCGAGAATGAGACGATGAAACAAATTTGTAAAAACAACGATGAAAAGATGTTTTATGTTTTTGTTTTGATTGTAGAAGCTATTTTTAAGGATAAGGAAAAAAGTTGA
- a CDS encoding heat shock protein transcriptional repressor HspR, which yields MQNYEEPLFLISVVAKVLSIHPQTLRQYEREGLIEPSRTDGKMRLYSQKDVDRVKTILNLTRELGVNLAGVDVILQLKEKIDDLESTIDELNKKLHEATSQTSTKRSLVKRKSSFDLVFYEGKK from the coding sequence ATGCAAAATTATGAAGAACCACTTTTTTTAATAAGCGTTGTTGCAAAGGTTTTAAGCATACATCCACAAACTTTAAGACAATATGAAAGAGAGGGACTTATCGAGCCATCAAGAACAGATGGCAAGATGAGGCTCTACTCACAAAAAGACGTTGATCGCGTAAAAACTATACTAAATTTAACCCGTGAACTAGGTGTAAATTTAGCCGGCGTTGATGTGATACTTCAGTTGAAAGAAAAAATTGACGATTTAGAATCAACTATTGATGAGCTAAATAAAAAATTACACGAAGCTACCAGTCAAACAAGCACCAAAAGATCGCTTGTAAAGAGAAAAAGTAGCTTTGATCTTGTATTTTATGAAGGCAAAAAATAA
- a CDS encoding ATP-dependent DNA helicase, producing the protein MKDQILEILSRSNVFLTGGGGVGKSYLTASVIRYYKENFKNVIILGSTGISAVSLGGVSLHSFFKFGYCKDYEELRRFDYHQKDKLSKLRNMLDACDLLVIDEISMVSSDLMEMIRYRLLTSKFKGRVLIVGDFYQLPPVQKEQNENRLFNFLYAFNSSAWEDMKFTNVELLVSKRTNDLKFYEILSRLRVGELDDEIISYIESLRVTKIEPDDDTSVLFGRNAEAEMLNQKRLSELSTPLEISNSDVSILDENLDKKEFEKWANTLNISRDLEMKIGAKIIFTSNKWGEYYNGEQGKIMQILKENGVISSVIVKKDSGEICEIEKAAYIFSSLNLNEDEIEENVQASLYQFPFKLAYALTIHKSQGMSINSLICNINHIFAKGQLYVALSRAVSPKNLKLFYDKKSDFRQHLRKVVKIDDEVKKFYQENVFLHIKENL; encoded by the coding sequence ATGAAAGATCAAATTTTAGAAATTTTATCTCGCTCAAACGTCTTTTTAACAGGCGGTGGCGGTGTTGGCAAGAGCTATCTAACTGCCTCTGTCATCAGATACTACAAAGAAAATTTTAAAAACGTCATAATCCTTGGCTCAACTGGTATAAGTGCCGTTAGCCTTGGAGGAGTTAGCTTGCATAGTTTTTTTAAATTTGGCTACTGTAAGGACTATGAGGAGCTAAGGCGCTTTGACTATCATCAAAAAGACAAACTAAGCAAGCTAAGAAATATGCTAGATGCATGTGATCTGCTTGTAATTGATGAAATTTCAATGGTGAGCTCAGATTTAATGGAGATGATAAGATACCGCTTACTTACTTCCAAATTTAAAGGTAGGGTGCTTATAGTGGGTGATTTTTATCAGCTTCCGCCAGTGCAAAAGGAGCAAAACGAAAATAGGCTTTTTAATTTTTTATACGCTTTTAACTCCAGTGCGTGGGAGGATATGAAATTTACAAATGTCGAGCTACTGGTCTCAAAGCGTACAAACGATCTTAAATTTTATGAGATTCTCTCTCGTCTTAGAGTTGGCGAGCTAGATGATGAAATAATTAGCTATATAGAGAGTTTAAGAGTGACCAAGATAGAGCCAGATGATGATACAAGTGTACTTTTTGGCAGAAATGCCGAGGCTGAAATGCTAAATCAAAAAAGGCTCTCAGAGCTTAGCACGCCACTTGAAATTTCAAACTCAGATGTGAGCATTTTGGATGAAAATTTAGATAAAAAAGAGTTTGAAAAATGGGCAAATACGCTAAATATCTCAAGGGATTTGGAGATGAAGATAGGCGCTAAGATCATCTTTACGTCAAATAAATGGGGTGAGTACTATAACGGTGAGCAAGGCAAGATCATGCAAATCTTAAAAGAAAACGGAGTCATCTCAAGCGTGATCGTGAAAAAAGATAGCGGCGAAATTTGCGAGATAGAAAAAGCCGCTTATATATTTAGTTCGTTAAATTTAAACGAAGATGAGATCGAAGAAAATGTACAGGCATCGCTCTATCAGTTTCCATTTAAGCTTGCTTACGCTCTAACTATCCACAAATCTCAAGGAATGAGCATAAACTCGCTCATTTGTAATATCAACCATATTTTTGCCAAAGGACAACTCTATGTCGCACTTTCTCGTGCAGTAAGTCCTAAAAATTTAAAACTTTTTTATGATAAAAAAAGTGATTTTAGGCAGCATTTAAGAAAAGTGGTTAAAATTGACGACGAAGTTAAGAAATTTTACCAAGAAAACGTATTTTTGCATATTAAGGAGAATTTATGA
- a CDS encoding ABC transporter permease, producing MTSLPKYLFFKYLRFDKTQPFITLSALLAFLGVSIGLMVLIVAMAIMNGFDKEFERKLFTMNYPITVQSAFKGSIDDDFVDELKARFSDLKFSPFISTQVIYRSANALEGGLVYGVNFKDEKQINSVVNEALKDKELDGFEILVGSGITSEFRLRDDEKLTLIFTKADPAGFSLTPKMKRFGIGGSFTSGLIAYDKAFSYTSVDALRKILDYPKGVYDGIHIFSSKPFDDIKRVREGLPAGAVAIGWWEQNGNFFSALALEKRALFIVLMLIILVASLNIISSLLMTVMNRRQEIALLLALGASKSEIKRSFFYQGLVIGGGGIIFGLVLGFLGLFLLGNFNIIDLPADVYGSSKLPLELSTIDLVLIVVGAVFIVAISSYYPAKKATEVNVLQTLRNE from the coding sequence ATGACAAGCTTACCAAAGTACCTATTTTTTAAATATTTAAGATTTGATAAAACTCAGCCATTTATCACTCTAAGTGCCTTGCTCGCCTTTCTTGGCGTTAGCATCGGACTTATGGTCTTAATCGTTGCGATGGCGATTATGAATGGATTTGATAAAGAATTTGAGCGTAAACTTTTTACGATGAACTATCCAATAACCGTTCAAAGTGCCTTTAAAGGCTCTATTGATGATGACTTTGTTGATGAGCTAAAGGCTAGATTTAGCGACCTAAAATTTAGTCCATTTATAAGCACACAGGTCATTTACCGCTCGGCAAATGCACTTGAGGGCGGACTGGTTTATGGCGTAAATTTTAAAGATGAAAAACAGATAAACTCAGTCGTAAATGAAGCCTTAAAAGATAAAGAGCTAGATGGTTTTGAGATACTTGTGGGAAGTGGCATAACGAGCGAGTTTAGACTAAGAGATGATGAGAAACTAACGCTTATCTTTACAAAGGCTGATCCTGCTGGCTTTTCACTAACGCCAAAGATGAAGCGCTTTGGTATCGGTGGCTCATTTACATCTGGGCTAATCGCCTACGATAAGGCGTTTTCATATACTTCAGTTGATGCTTTGAGGAAAATTTTAGACTATCCAAAAGGCGTTTATGATGGAATTCATATTTTTTCAAGTAAGCCATTTGATGATATAAAAAGGGTGCGTGAGGGACTTCCAGCTGGCGCTGTTGCCATTGGTTGGTGGGAGCAAAATGGCAATTTTTTCTCAGCGCTCGCACTTGAAAAACGAGCACTTTTTATCGTTTTGATGCTAATTATACTTGTGGCGTCGCTAAATATCATAAGCTCGCTGCTAATGACAGTGATGAACCGCAGGCAGGAGATCGCCTTGCTTTTAGCGCTTGGTGCTAGTAAAAGTGAGATAAAAAGAAGCTTTTTCTATCAAGGGCTAGTAATAGGGGGCGGTGGCATTATATTTGGCTTAGTGCTTGGCTTTTTAGGGCTATTTTTGCTTGGAAATTTCAACATTATAGACTTGCCGGCTGACGTTTATGGCTCAAGCAAACTACCACTCGAGCTTTCAACCATCGATCTTGTGCTTATTGTAGTTGGAGCTGTATTTATCGTGGCTATCTCGTCTTATTATCCAGCTAAAAAAGCCACAGAAGTAAATGTGCTTCAAACTTTAAGAAATGAGTAG
- a CDS encoding DUF523 domain-containing protein, with the protein MREKILISACLVGINCKFNGENNLLNKDVLDEISKRYHLLFVCPEVYGGLSTPREPAEMKNGAVICKFSGKDVSENFKKGAEICLRIAKLNGCKKAILKSKSPSCGSGQIYDGSFSKRLILGDGITAKLLKENEILVYVEDEIVGFDV; encoded by the coding sequence TTGAGAGAAAAAATCTTAATAAGTGCTTGCCTAGTCGGCATAAATTGTAAATTTAACGGCGAAAATAATCTCTTAAATAAAGATGTTTTGGATGAAATTTCAAAGAGATATCATCTGCTTTTTGTTTGTCCAGAGGTTTACGGTGGGCTTAGTACGCCAAGGGAGCCAGCTGAGATGAAAAATGGTGCAGTTATTTGTAAATTTTCAGGTAAAGATGTGAGCGAAAATTTTAAAAAAGGAGCAGAAATTTGCCTGAGAATAGCCAAACTAAATGGTTGCAAAAAGGCTATTTTAAAATCAAAAAGTCCAAGTTGTGGAAGTGGACAAATTTATGACGGAAGTTTTAGTAAGAGGCTTATTTTAGGCGATGGCATCACAGCAAAACTGCTAAAAGAAAATGAAATTTTAGTTTACGTCGAAGATGAGATAGTAGGGTTTGATGTTTGA
- a CDS encoding DnaJ C-terminal domain-containing protein: protein MSESLYETLGVSKGASSDEIKKAYRKLARKYHPDINKDPGAEDKFKEINAAYEILSDDKKRAQYDQYGDTMFGGQNFHDFASSSADMGDLNEILKNIFSGSFGGGGAKFSSGFGSNFGGFDGFSSGGFGFGGAGLDVNAKISIPFDVAVTGGEHKINFNGESIKIKIPSGIEGGEKLRVKGKGKSAGGQKGDLILAISVEPSDEYERVGDDLYKDIEIPLKTMLFGGKVDVHTYKKDVTIKIAENSKTGTKIRLKGYGVQNRKSGIYGDLYLKARVKLPNISELDEGLVKELKEKLPE from the coding sequence ATGAGTGAAAGCTTATATGAGACTTTAGGGGTTTCAAAGGGTGCCTCAAGCGACGAGATAAAAAAAGCTTATAGAAAACTTGCCAGAAAATATCACCCAGACATCAATAAAGACCCTGGAGCAGAAGATAAATTTAAAGAGATAAATGCTGCTTATGAAATTTTAAGTGACGATAAAAAACGAGCTCAATACGACCAGTACGGCGATACTATGTTTGGCGGTCAAAATTTCCACGACTTTGCCAGTAGCTCAGCCGATATGGGCGATCTAAACGAAATTTTAAAGAATATCTTCTCAGGTAGCTTTGGTGGCGGTGGAGCCAAATTTAGCAGCGGATTTGGTAGTAATTTTGGAGGCTTTGATGGGTTTAGCAGTGGTGGATTTGGCTTTGGCGGAGCTGGTCTAGACGTAAATGCAAAAATTTCTATACCATTTGACGTAGCTGTAACTGGTGGCGAACATAAGATAAATTTTAATGGCGAAAGCATTAAGATAAAAATTCCAAGTGGCATAGAAGGTGGCGAGAAGCTTCGCGTAAAAGGCAAAGGCAAGAGCGCTGGTGGTCAAAAAGGCGATCTTATACTTGCTATTAGCGTTGAGCCAAGCGACGAATATGAAAGAGTCGGAGACGATCTTTATAAAGATATAGAAATTCCACTAAAAACTATGCTTTTTGGCGGAAAAGTCGATGTACATACTTATAAAAAAGATGTCACGATCAAGATCGCTGAGAACTCAAAAACAGGTACAAAGATCCGTTTAAAAGGATATGGCGTGCAAAACAGAAAGAGCGGAATTTACGGAGATCTTTACCTAAAAGCCAGGGTAAAACTTCCAAATATCAGTGAGCTTGATGAGGGCTTAGTAAAAGAGTTAAAAGAAAAATTACCGGAGTAA
- a CDS encoding bifunctional C40 family peptidase/M15 family metallopeptidase, whose amino-acid sequence MKKGIFLAFSVALFLGCSQTQPKPSVQNSLPDENVYKPNERISLLDFEMKQDASSLPKNMQSASFDQEEILKRRFKVFTLRGVKFNPNDVFWAFNIYKPSEKRKYFGSNFRQIPQSWFDAQKDNANFSALSSISAYALTSANTALRNFPTDEPIFLNPQTPGEGYPFDYLQESTLSIAHPLFVSHLSKDRAWAFVSDDAVWGWVKVEDIKFISDDEANAYQKSSFVTIKTDKMPVYDKAGNFLFYSRVGAILPVLTQDSKNYYGKIYVRNLLREFVLPKSVGALFPLKFNDSNLKTLISSLLTQPYGWGGVDKLRDCSLFTKDLLASFGVWLPRNSRAQANMGQKFDLKGLSNAAKTKEIKEKGVPYLTLVHLPGHIMLYAGYKGDDIYVVHDAWGLKTENNGRALIGATAVTTLNIGQNRSDIQNSNLLISKVDSINVIKPENVISDKARKILALQRAYDVKVEDNLVKFGDGTIFVYDDFKQKDDECSIGADIEDMNALDYAAFSPLSTALSDAGRCRNYELLGKIYGSSESEVKANLVDVVWLKDSFAMKLPFNSKNGAAAALQDVSNELNEMVKHDMSLLEYLKDPGGTFKWRIIAGTNRLSPHSYGIAIDINVKKSHYWQWSNGYQNLIPEKIVRVFEKHKFIWGGRWKHFDTMHFEYRPEMFE is encoded by the coding sequence TTGAAAAAGGGCATATTTTTAGCATTTAGTGTTGCTTTGTTTTTGGGATGTTCGCAGACCCAGCCAAAGCCAAGTGTGCAAAATTCTTTACCGGATGAAAATGTATATAAGCCAAATGAACGCATTAGTTTGCTTGATTTTGAAATGAAGCAAGATGCCTCGTCGCTACCGAAAAATATGCAAAGTGCAAGCTTTGACCAAGAAGAAATTTTAAAAAGAAGGTTTAAGGTTTTTACATTAAGGGGCGTAAAATTTAATCCAAACGATGTCTTTTGGGCATTTAATATATATAAGCCAAGCGAAAAGAGAAAGTATTTTGGCTCAAATTTTAGACAGATACCTCAAAGCTGGTTTGACGCACAAAAGGACAATGCAAATTTTTCAGCTCTTTCAAGCATATCTGCTTATGCTTTAACTTCGGCAAACACAGCTTTGAGAAATTTTCCAACCGATGAGCCGATATTTTTAAATCCGCAAACTCCAGGAGAGGGCTATCCGTTTGATTATCTGCAAGAATCAACCCTAAGCATCGCTCACCCACTTTTTGTCTCACATCTTTCTAAAGACAGGGCATGGGCATTTGTTAGCGATGATGCGGTTTGGGGTTGGGTAAAGGTCGAGGATATTAAATTTATAAGCGACGATGAGGCAAATGCCTATCAAAAATCAAGTTTTGTGACTATAAAAACGGATAAAATGCCAGTTTATGATAAGGCCGGAAATTTCTTGTTTTATTCAAGAGTTGGAGCGATACTGCCAGTTTTAACTCAGGATAGTAAAAATTACTACGGTAAAATTTATGTAAGAAATCTCTTGAGAGAATTTGTGTTGCCAAAGTCTGTTGGCGCTCTTTTTCCTCTTAAATTTAATGACTCAAATCTAAAAACACTTATTAGTTCCCTTCTTACTCAGCCTTATGGTTGGGGTGGGGTCGATAAGCTAAGGGATTGCTCGCTTTTTACCAAAGATCTGCTAGCAAGTTTTGGCGTGTGGTTACCCAGAAACTCAAGAGCTCAAGCAAATATGGGGCAAAAATTTGATCTAAAAGGACTTAGTAACGCCGCTAAGACAAAAGAGATAAAAGAAAAAGGTGTGCCATATCTTACACTCGTGCATCTGCCAGGGCATATCATGCTTTATGCTGGATACAAGGGCGATGATATATATGTGGTGCATGATGCTTGGGGGTTAAAAACCGAAAATAACGGCAGGGCGTTAATCGGTGCTACGGCAGTCACTACATTAAACATCGGACAAAACAGAAGCGATATACAAAACTCAAATTTGCTTATTTCAAAGGTCGATTCTATAAATGTGATAAAGCCCGAAAATGTAATAAGTGATAAAGCTAGAAAAATTTTAGCTTTACAAAGGGCTTATGATGTTAAGGTTGAGGATAATTTGGTCAAATTCGGTGATGGAACAATATTTGTCTATGATGACTTTAAACAAAAAGATGATGAGTGTAGTATTGGTGCTGATATAGAGGATATGAATGCGCTTGATTACGCTGCATTTTCGCCGCTTAGCACTGCACTAAGTGATGCTGGCAGATGTAGAAACTACGAGCTTTTAGGCAAAATTTATGGCTCAAGCGAGAGCGAGGTAAAAGCAAATTTGGTAGATGTCGTTTGGCTAAAAGATAGCTTTGCGATGAAACTACCATTTAACTCTAAAAATGGAGCCGCAGCTGCTTTACAAGATGTAAGTAATGAGCTAAATGAGATGGTAAAACATGATATGAGTTTGCTCGAGTATTTAAAAGATCCAGGCGGGACATTTAAGTGGCGCATCATCGCTGGCACAAACCGCTTGAGTCCGCACAGCTACGGCATTGCGATCGATATAAATGTGAAAAAGAGCCACTACTGGCAGTGGAGCAATGGCTATCAAAACCTCATCCCTGAAAAGATAGTGCGTGTTTTTGAAAAACATAAATTTATCTGGGGTGGACGCTGGAAGCACTTTGATACGATGCATTTTGAGTATCGCCCAGAGATGTTTGAGTAG
- a CDS encoding cation:proton antiporter, whose translation MEQILEGFLLVAAISVALNVIFKKFQIPTIIGYIVTGTLISEFFNLKSNDEISHIAEFGIAFLMFTIGLEFSFKHLMGMKKEVFLNGGLQVCLSGFIMGVMLYYALHLKDETALIAGLALALSSTAIVLKTLNDSGDVSKIYGRKALGILLFQDIAVIPILLMIDMFSSQDASINELLLKTFTSAIILIVVLFLLGKYVINWIFYKVIQTNSQEVFIATILFMVVGSSTLAHFFGFSYSLGAFLAGMMMAETQYKHQIEVDLIPFRDLLLGLFFITVGMQINFAVVISNIWLVLGLVFSVMVIKAVVVFAILNIYLKRRVAAKTALSVCQIGEFALAVFGLMTTRNLLDIQTAQIFIAASVISMFATPFILKKLDVLADLVEREMVVESNETLKPQKLKNHIVVFGYDRLGQEVVLRLKETKLLYIVLDNDISLVELGRSRGENVFLGNVLQSNTLENACLDDAAAVIITVNNEQRVELIAQKIKDYGANIQTIIKANGEGNKDIFGELGENFHLISEERVMAKTLVHEALQCKIDHDIRA comes from the coding sequence ATGGAACAAATTTTAGAAGGTTTCTTGCTTGTTGCAGCGATCTCAGTCGCGTTAAACGTCATTTTTAAGAAATTTCAGATACCAACCATCATCGGTTACATCGTAACTGGTACGCTTATATCAGAATTTTTCAACCTAAAAAGCAATGATGAAATTTCTCATATCGCGGAATTTGGTATCGCATTTTTGATGTTTACCATTGGGCTTGAGTTTAGCTTTAAACACTTAATGGGCATGAAAAAAGAGGTTTTTTTAAACGGTGGCTTACAGGTTTGTTTAAGTGGCTTTATAATGGGCGTTATGCTTTATTATGCCCTTCACTTAAAAGACGAAACGGCACTTATTGCAGGTCTTGCGCTTGCACTCTCATCAACTGCGATCGTGCTAAAAACGCTAAACGATAGTGGCGATGTGAGTAAAATTTACGGTAGAAAAGCACTTGGAATTTTACTATTCCAAGATATTGCCGTCATCCCTATTTTGCTTATGATAGATATGTTTAGCTCGCAAGATGCTTCAATAAATGAGCTTTTACTAAAGACATTTACAAGTGCGATTATTCTTATTGTTGTGCTATTTTTACTTGGTAAATATGTCATCAACTGGATATTTTATAAAGTTATTCAAACAAATTCGCAAGAGGTTTTTATAGCTACGATTTTATTTATGGTCGTTGGCTCTAGCACTTTGGCTCACTTCTTTGGCTTCTCATACTCTTTGGGTGCATTTTTGGCCGGTATGATGATGGCTGAGACACAGTATAAACACCAAATCGAAGTTGATCTCATACCTTTTAGAGATTTGCTCTTAGGGCTATTTTTTATAACCGTTGGTATGCAGATAAATTTTGCTGTCGTCATCTCAAACATCTGGCTTGTTCTTGGCCTAGTATTTAGTGTCATGGTTATAAAAGCGGTTGTTGTTTTTGCTATCTTAAATATCTATTTGAAGCGAAGAGTTGCTGCAAAAACCGCACTTAGTGTTTGTCAAATAGGCGAATTTGCACTAGCTGTTTTTGGACTAATGACTACTAGAAATTTACTTGATATACAAACAGCTCAAATTTTCATCGCAGCCTCTGTTATATCGATGTTTGCAACACCTTTTATACTTAAAAAGCTTGATGTCTTAGCTGATCTTGTAGAGCGTGAGATGGTAGTTGAGTCAAACGAGACCTTAAAACCACAAAAACTAAAAAATCACATCGTAGTCTTTGGCTATGATAGGCTCGGTCAAGAGGTAGTTTTAAGACTAAAAGAGACAAAGCTTTTATACATCGTGCTTGATAATGATATCAGCCTAGTCGAGCTTGGTAGGAGCCGCGGGGAAAATGTATTTTTAGGAAATGTGCTTCAAAGCAACACTCTTGAAAACGCTTGCTTAGACGATGCAGCCGCTGTCATCATAACTGTAAATAACGAGCAAAGAGTTGAGCTAATCGCGCAAAAGATCAAAGACTACGGCGCAAATATCCAAACGATCATCAAAGCAAATGGCGAGGGCAACAAAGATATCTTTGGCGAGCTAGGCGAGAATTTCCACCTTATAAGCGAAGAGCGCGTCATGGCAAAAACACTCGTACACGAGGCTCTTCAATGCAAAATCGATCATGATATAAGAGCGTAA
- a CDS encoding D-amino-acid transaminase, with amino-acid sequence MADQALQTVFLNGEFLQKDEAKVSAFDRGFIFGDGIYEVVPVINSKMVDKDGFWARFERSLNEIDISLPYEKEKFEAILNEIISKNALKEGGIYMQVTRGVAFRNFYFIENLTPSVFIFCYEGEILNNPAAKTGIKVVSVEDIRWKRRDIKSISLLAQCYAKNKAHKKGADEGFMVENGFVTEGCSSSAFIIKDKTLITKPLSNEILPGIRRMRLLKIAKDIGLKIEERKFSMDEVYGADEVFISAATLILLPVVYADGKAINGAKVGEISSKLREIYAGELLKEAGL; translated from the coding sequence ATGGCAGATCAAGCTTTACAAACCGTTTTTTTAAACGGAGAATTTTTGCAAAAAGATGAGGCAAAAGTTAGTGCTTTTGATAGAGGATTTATATTTGGTGATGGAATTTATGAGGTTGTGCCTGTGATAAATTCAAAAATGGTTGATAAAGATGGATTTTGGGCGAGGTTTGAAAGAAGTTTAAATGAAATAGATATAAGCTTGCCCTATGAAAAGGAAAAATTTGAAGCGATCTTAAACGAGATAATCTCCAAAAATGCCTTAAAAGAGGGCGGAATTTACATGCAAGTAACAAGAGGCGTGGCGTTTAGAAATTTCTATTTCATAGAAAATTTAACACCAAGTGTCTTTATTTTCTGTTACGAGGGTGAAATTTTAAACAATCCTGCTGCAAAAACTGGCATAAAAGTCGTGAGCGTCGAGGATATCAGGTGGAAAAGGCGTGACATCAAGTCTATCTCACTTCTGGCTCAGTGCTACGCTAAAAATAAAGCTCACAAAAAAGGTGCAGATGAGGGCTTTATGGTAGAAAATGGCTTTGTTACAGAGGGCTGTAGCTCGAGTGCTTTTATCATCAAGGATAAAACTTTAATTACAAAACCACTTTCAAATGAAATTTTGCCAGGAATTCGCCGAATGAGACTTTTAAAGATTGCTAAAGATATCGGCCTTAAGATAGAGGAGCGAAAATTTAGCATGGATGAAGTTTATGGCGCTGATGAAGTCTTTATCTCGGCTGCAACACTCATACTCTTACCAGTCGTTTATGCTGATGGCAAGGCAATAAATGGCGCAAAAGTGGGAGAAATTTCAAGCAAACTTCGTGAAATTTATGCTGGTGAACTTTTAAAAGAAGCTGGACTTTGA